The proteins below are encoded in one region of Rhododendron vialii isolate Sample 1 chromosome 7a, ASM3025357v1:
- the LOC131332448 gene encoding patatin-like protein 2 translates to MEGPKLPLQLQPPTYGKLITVLSIDGGGIRGVIPGTILNFLESELQKLDGEEARIADYFDVIAGTSTGGLVTAMLTAPNENNRPVFAAKDITDFYLDNCPEIFPQVKNLFPNTTKMIKALTGPKYDGKYLHNLVKEKLGSTRLHQTLTNVAIPTFDIKRLQPTIFSSYEVKNNPSLDALLSDICISTSAAPTYLPAHYFDTKDSDGKVREFNLIDGGVAANNPTLIAIGEVAKQIMKRNTDYSSIEKMDYGRLMVISLGTGTAKIEEKYVANDAAKWGLLSWLTSDGSSPLIDVFSHASADMVDLHLSVIFQALHSEKNYLRIQDDSLTGVVSSVDVATKTNLEDLVKVGEGLLKKPVSRVNLDTGLNEPCDDETNEEALKRFAKILSQEKRNRDITSPRGVSAN, encoded by the exons ATGGAAGGACCAAAGTTACCCCTTCAGCTTCAGCCACCTACTTATGGAAAACTGATCACTGTTCTAAGCATTGATGGAGGTGGAATTAGAGGGGTTATCCCAGGAACAATCCTCAACTTCCTAGAGTCCGAGCTTCAG AAATTGGATGGAGAGGAAGCAAGAATTGCAGACTACTTTGATGTGATTGCAGGAACAAGCACGGGTGGTCTTGTGACGGCCATGTTAACTGCACCTAACGAAAACAATCGCCCTGTTTTTGCTGCCAAAGATATCACAGACTTTTACCTTGACAATTGCCCTGAAATATTCCCACAAGTCAA AAATCTGTTTCCTAATACTACAAAGATGATCAAAGCCCTAACGGGACCGAAATATGACGGAAAGTATCTCCACAACCTCGTTAAAGAAAAACTAGGAAGTACGAGACTGCACCAGACATTGACTAATGTTGCGATCCCGACTTTCGATATCAAGCGACTCCAACCAACCATCTTTTCCTCCTACgag GTGAAGAACAATCCAAGCTTGGATGCTTTACTTTCAGATATATGCATTTCAACCTCAGCTGCACCAACTTATCTTCCTGCTCATTACTTTGACACCAAAGACTCCGATGGAAAAGTGAGAGAATTCAACCTAATTGATGGTGGCGTGGCGGCTAATAATCCG ACTTTGATTGCTATAGGCGAGGTAGCAAAGCAGATCATGAAGCGAAATACAGACTATTCTTCTATAGAGAAAATGGACTACGGTCGGCTTATGGTTATTTCACTAGGAACTGGCACAGCGAAAATCGAAGAGAAATATGTTGCGAATGATGCTGCAAAATGGGGTTTGTTGAGTTGGTTAACTAGTGATGGCTCTAGTCCATTGATTGATGTGTTTAGTCATGCCAGTGCCGATATGGTTGATTTACATCTTAGTGTGATTTTTCAAGCCCTTCACTCCGAAAAGAACTATCTTCGGATTCAG GATGACTCCTTAACCGGTGTAGTATCCTCTGTGGATGTTGCTACCAAGACAAATTTGGAAGATCTGGTAAAAGTTGGGGAAGGATTATTGAAGAAGCCAGTTTCTAGGGTTAATTTGGACACAGGTCTCAATGAGCCTTGTGATGACGAGACTAATGAAGAAGCTCTCAAAAG GTTTGCAAAGATACTCTCCCAGGAGAAGCGAAACCGTGATATAACATCGCCGCGTGGAGTCTCTGCAAATTAA
- the LOC131333277 gene encoding patatin-like protein 2, whose amino-acid sequence MEGESSSSSSPSLSPLHPIHPPAYGNLITILSIDGGGIRGIIPSTILAFLESQLQELDGEDARLADYFDVIAGTSTGGLVTAMITAPNDNNRPLFAAKDIKTFYLEHSPRIFPQKRGVFGSIRSMVKLLTGPKYNGKYLHRIIREKLGETRLGETLTNVVIPTFDVKHLQPTIFSTYEVKKTPSLDARLSDICISTSAAPTYLPAYNFKNQYDEGNVREFNLVDGGVVANNPALVAISQVTKQVFAGGKNQDLFPSKTMDYGRFLVISIGTGTAKVEMKYNATSAAKWGVLCWLMHGGSSPIVDVFTQASADMVDFHSSVFFQALHSQDNYLRIQDDTLCGTDVSVDVSTRENLEKLVKIGESLLKKPVSRVNLETGVTEPIDNGDTNEHALKKFAKILSDERRLRQLKSPCQTGE is encoded by the exons ATGGAGGGagaatcatcatcttcttcatctccATCATTATCTCCTCTTCATCCAATCCATCCCCCAGCTTATGGAAATTTAATCACAATTCTCAGCATTGATGGAGGAGGTATCAGAGGGATCATTCCTTCCACCATCCTTGCTTTCCTTGAATCCCAACTTCAG GAGCTTGATGGTGAGGATGCAAGACTTGCGGACTATTTCGATGTGATCGCAGGGACAAGCACAGGCGGCTTGGTGACAGCCATGATCACTGCTCCAAATGACAATAATCGTCCCCTTTTTGCCGCCAAAGACATCAAAACTTTTTATCTCGAGCATAGCCCTAGGATCTTCCCACAAAAGAG GGGCGTATTCGGATCAATCAGAAGCATGGTGAAATTACTAACGGGTCCCAAGTACAACGGGAAATACCTTCATCGGATAATAAGGGAGAAACTCGGAGAGACCCGTTTGGGTGAAACCTTGACCAACGTTGTCATTCCAACGTTTGATGTGAAGCATTTGCAGCCAACCATTTTCTCCACCTatgag GTGAAGAAAACCCCATCTCTGGATGCTCGATTGTCCGACATTTGCATCAGCACATCCGCGGCTCCAACTTATCTTCCGGCCTATAACTTCAAGAATCAATACGATGAAGGGAATGTACGAGAATTTAATCTCGTCGATGGCGGTGTTGTTGCTAATAATCCG GCTCTGGTTGCCATAAGCCAAGTAACAAAGCAAGTCTTCGCGGGCGGCAAAAATCAGGATTTATTTCCATCTAAGACGATGGATTACGGCCGATTCCTGGTGATTTCAATCGGTACCGGCACGGCGAAAGTGGAAATGAAATACAATGCTACAAGCGCAGCCAAATGGGGTGTTTTGTGCTGGTTGATGCATGGAGGTTCTAGCCCTATTGTTGATGTGTTTACTCAAGCAAGTGCTGATATGGTTGACTTTCACAGTTCTGTGTTTTTTCAAGCCCTTCATTCTCAAGATAACTACCTCAGGATTCAA GACGACACACTTTGCGGAACAGATGTTTCGGTTGATGTCTCCACAAGGGAGAATTTGGAGAAGCTTGTCAAAATTGGGGAGAGCTTATTGAAGAAGCCCGTTTCAAGGGTAAATTTGGAGACTGGAGTTACGGAGCCGATCGACAACGGTGACACAAATGAGCATGCTTTGAAAAA ATTCGCAAAAATACTTTCCGACGAGAGGAGGCTCCGACAGTTAAAATCGCCCTGCCAAACCGGAGAATGA